The Desmonostoc muscorum LEGE 12446 genome includes a region encoding these proteins:
- a CDS encoding iron uptake porin, with protein sequence MLAWLLVAGVNTVVEKAIAIPTDTGTTQESEFRTQESEFRSQNSGVNSDIIPSSSSPADPMAQVTSVSQLNDVEPNDWAFAALQSLVERYGCIAGYPDSNYRGNRALTRYEFAAGVNACLDRINELIATATNDLLTPKDLTILQRLQSEFAGELATLRGRVDSLEARTAEIEANQFSTITKLSGLLIVGLQGRTSNRGDVNPRDGQKETNDGGTNINVISLAQLYLTSQITPRSYLFTGLLGGKGATAPRFTNSVSRNDVLLGYEFPTDSLIISDLNFHWLVTDKLAVMVGTEGVSMPAAFRGPNRVESAATGPLSYFAQRNPILNMGYGHGGIAIDWQFAKRASLQAIYTSYQPGNPNKGSGLFDGNTTTGVQLLLTPTDTIDFSLYYVNNYSSDGCLLTFVGDECLTAVNSATGRSAPLQTNAVGATVTWQISKSISAGAWGGYTKSYIPGRSGNVETTNYMVFLNFPDLFAKGNLGGIYVGQPPKITSSNLPVGDNVPDFVNTGLGRAGGQPGTTTQIEAFYRFQLNDNISITPGIIHIFQPGHTPDSDSVTIGILRSTFTF encoded by the coding sequence AGGAGTCAGAATTCAGAACTCAGGAGTCAGAATTCAGAAGTCAGAATTCAGGAGTTAATAGCGATATTATCCCTTCATCTTCCTCTCCAGCAGATCCGATGGCGCAAGTCACATCGGTTTCTCAACTTAATGATGTAGAACCGAATGATTGGGCTTTTGCTGCATTGCAGTCTTTGGTGGAACGATATGGTTGCATAGCGGGTTATCCAGATAGCAACTATCGCGGTAATCGCGCCTTGACTCGATATGAATTTGCTGCTGGAGTAAATGCTTGTTTAGATAGAATCAACGAGTTAATCGCCACAGCTACCAACGATTTACTTACCCCCAAAGATTTAACAATATTACAAAGATTGCAGTCAGAATTTGCAGGAGAATTAGCAACTTTACGAGGTCGTGTTGATAGTTTAGAAGCTAGAACTGCCGAAATTGAAGCCAACCAATTCTCAACAATAACTAAACTCAGCGGACTACTAATAGTTGGGCTTCAAGGACGGACTAGCAATCGTGGTGATGTTAATCCTAGAGATGGACAAAAAGAGACAAATGATGGTGGGACAAACATTAATGTTATTTCTTTAGCGCAGTTGTATTTAACGAGTCAAATCACTCCCCGTAGTTATTTGTTCACAGGTTTGTTAGGTGGTAAAGGTGCTACTGCGCCAAGATTTACTAATAGTGTTTCTCGAAATGATGTTTTACTTGGCTACGAATTTCCTACGGATAGTTTGATTATCAGTGACCTCAATTTTCATTGGCTGGTGACAGATAAATTAGCAGTAATGGTGGGAACAGAAGGCGTAAGTATGCCAGCTGCTTTCCGAGGCCCAAATCGTGTAGAAAGTGCTGCAACAGGTCCACTGTCTTATTTTGCCCAAAGAAACCCGATTTTAAATATGGGATACGGCCACGGTGGTATTGCCATTGATTGGCAATTTGCTAAACGCGCTAGTTTACAGGCAATTTATACGAGTTATCAACCAGGAAATCCGAATAAAGGTAGCGGTTTATTTGATGGAAACACCACTACAGGCGTACAATTGTTGCTGACACCAACTGATACTATAGATTTCAGTTTGTATTACGTTAATAATTACTCTTCAGATGGTTGTTTACTCACCTTTGTTGGCGATGAATGCTTAACTGCGGTTAATAGCGCTACCGGAAGATCGGCACCGCTACAAACCAACGCTGTAGGTGCGACTGTAACTTGGCAAATTTCAAAGAGTATTAGTGCAGGTGCATGGGGTGGTTATACTAAATCTTATATTCCGGGGCGATCAGGAAATGTTGAGACAACGAATTATATGGTGTTTTTGAATTTCCCTGATTTATTTGCCAAGGGTAATTTAGGCGGAATTTATGTAGGACAGCCTCCAAAAATCACTAGTAGCAATTTACCTGTAGGCGATAATGTCCCCGATTTTGTCAATACTGGTTTGGGACGTGCTGGAGGACAACCAGGAACCACTACTCAAATTGAAGCATTTTATCGCTTTCAGCTAAACGATAACATTAGCATTACACCAGGCATTATTCACATTTTCCAACCTGGTCACACACCAGATAGTGACTCAGTTACCATCGGCATTCTGCGGAGTACTTTTACTTTTTAG